From Streptomyces cyaneogriseus subsp. noncyanogenus, the proteins below share one genomic window:
- a CDS encoding acyl-CoA dehydrogenase family protein has translation MTVLETLTALVTETVADAAGEWDVAGEIPAGVLRGLGAKGVLCAEAAPEFGGLGLSGTENGALTAHTGTLCSSLRSVMTSQGMAAWTIQRFGDPAQRARHIGRLTGGDLAAVAFSEPGAGSDLAAMTTEIRREGGGIVVDGTKTWITVAGYADLIVVFGRHEGGGAVALVPASAPGVRVTRVPEPLGCRAAGHATVVLDNVRLPEENLLAVAGQPLAMLTTIALTYGRLSVAWGCVGILRACLTAVARHAAQREQFGKPLLGHQLVARHLAELYAAERTATFACERASRSWDSGSPEQVQASVLAKHVAAGNAARGAASAVQVLASAGAAGGHVVERAYRDAKLMEVIEGSNEICQLMLAEHAASSAG, from the coding sequence GTGACGGTGCTTGAGACCCTGACCGCGCTGGTGACCGAGACGGTCGCCGACGCGGCCGGCGAGTGGGACGTGGCCGGCGAGATCCCCGCCGGCGTCCTGCGCGGGCTCGGCGCCAAGGGCGTGCTGTGCGCCGAGGCCGCCCCCGAGTTCGGCGGCCTGGGCCTGTCCGGGACGGAGAACGGGGCGCTCACCGCGCACACCGGCACCCTGTGCAGCTCCCTGCGGAGCGTGATGACCTCCCAGGGGATGGCCGCGTGGACGATCCAGCGGTTCGGCGACCCGGCGCAGCGGGCCCGGCACATCGGCCGTCTCACCGGCGGGGACCTGGCCGCGGTGGCGTTCAGCGAGCCCGGCGCCGGCAGCGACCTGGCCGCCATGACCACCGAGATCCGGCGCGAGGGCGGCGGCATCGTCGTCGACGGCACCAAGACGTGGATCACCGTCGCCGGCTACGCCGACCTGATCGTCGTCTTCGGCCGCCACGAGGGCGGCGGCGCCGTCGCCCTGGTGCCCGCGTCGGCTCCCGGCGTCCGGGTGACCCGGGTCCCCGAGCCGCTCGGCTGCCGCGCGGCCGGACACGCCACGGTCGTGCTCGACAACGTACGGCTGCCCGAGGAGAACCTGCTCGCGGTGGCCGGGCAGCCGCTGGCCATGCTGACCACCATCGCGCTGACCTACGGCCGGCTGTCGGTGGCCTGGGGGTGCGTCGGCATCCTGCGCGCCTGTCTCACGGCCGTCGCCCGGCACGCCGCACAGCGCGAGCAGTTCGGCAAGCCCTTGCTGGGCCACCAGCTCGTCGCCCGGCACCTGGCCGAGCTGTACGCCGCGGAACGCACGGCGACGTTCGCCTGCGAGCGGGCGAGCCGGAGCTGGGACAGCGGTTCGCCGGAGCAGGTCCAGGCGTCGGTCCTCGCCAAGCACGTGGCGGCCGGCAACGCGGCGCGCGGCGCGGCGTCGGCGGTGCAGGTGCTCGCCTCCGCCGGCGCGGCGGGCGGACACGTGGTGGAGCGGGCGTACCGCGACGCGAAGTTGATGGAAGTCATCGAGGGCAGCAACGAGATCTGCCAGCTGATGCT
- a CDS encoding acyl carrier protein, producing MTDSTTELPVAAIEQRIGAFLEAKTKLTWEPEEDLFTSGAVSSLFAMELVVFVESAFQVAVEGPDLAMDNFRTVRAMSSLVTRLRSGGDGA from the coding sequence ATGACCGACTCGACAACCGAACTGCCGGTCGCCGCCATCGAGCAGCGCATCGGCGCGTTCCTCGAGGCGAAGACCAAGCTGACCTGGGAGCCGGAGGAGGACCTGTTCACCTCGGGCGCGGTCTCCTCGCTCTTCGCGATGGAGCTGGTGGTGTTCGTGGAGAGCGCCTTCCAGGTGGCGGTGGAGGGCCCGGACCTCGCCATGGACAACTTCCGTACGGTACGCGCCATGAGCTCGCTGGTGACCCGGCTGCGCAGCGGCGGTGACGGTGCTTGA
- a CDS encoding O-methyltransferase: MAGQVELSERLLDYVRSVSLRDDEILRDLIAETAFMPAMNAMVTMPEEGQLLAMLVGLTGATRVLEIGTFTGYSTLCMARALPPGGRIVTCDISERWTRVAQRYWERAGVRDRIELRLGDGAETMANLLAENGAETFDLVFIDADKAGYARYYEAALTHLRPGGLAVLDNTLYFGRVADPEADDPDTEAIRALNASLLADSRVELSLLVMADGITLVRKNDKVQSGRDYS, from the coding sequence ATGGCCGGCCAGGTGGAGCTGAGCGAGCGGCTGCTCGACTACGTGCGGTCGGTGTCCCTGCGGGACGACGAGATCCTCCGCGACCTGATCGCCGAGACGGCGTTCATGCCGGCGATGAACGCCATGGTGACCATGCCCGAGGAGGGGCAACTGCTCGCCATGCTGGTCGGGCTGACCGGGGCCACCCGGGTGCTGGAGATCGGCACGTTCACCGGCTACAGCACGCTGTGCATGGCGCGGGCGCTGCCGCCCGGCGGACGGATCGTCACCTGTGACATCAGCGAGCGCTGGACGAGGGTGGCGCAGCGCTACTGGGAGCGCGCCGGGGTCCGCGACCGGATCGAGCTGCGGCTCGGGGACGGCGCGGAGACCATGGCCAACCTGCTCGCCGAGAACGGGGCGGAGACCTTCGACCTGGTCTTCATCGACGCCGACAAGGCCGGCTACGCGCGCTACTACGAGGCGGCGCTGACCCACCTGCGCCCCGGTGGCCTGGCCGTCCTGGACAACACGCTCTACTTCGGGCGGGTCGCGGACCCGGAGGCGGACGATCCCGACACCGAGGCCATCCGCGCGCTCAACGCCTCGCTCCTGGCCGACAGCAGGGTCGAACTGTCCCTGCTCGTCATGGCGGACGGGATCACGCTGGTGCGCAAGAACGACAAGGTGCAATCAGGAAGGGACTACTCATGA
- a CDS encoding 3-hydroxyacyl-CoA dehydrogenase family protein, with amino-acid sequence MTENRGAPWLAVFGAGVMGIGIAALAIGRGVPVTLVDVDQERLGTARRRVRDELRLAHLTGALPRTGPAGELRLAESAAAVADATSVIEAITEAAELKAKVHREIASVVAPGTLRVTNTSSIPVDELAGQVPCPEDLVGVHFMNPPYLIGTLEVVRGPRTGERAMTAVQSLLSALGRKGIVVGDGPGFVTSRVLHRMINDAANVVAEGRATVEDVDALMEGCLGHPTGPLRTADLIGIDNLVDSLTVLHERTGDDSYRPSELLLRKVAEGDHGRKTGRGFYDYGVR; translated from the coding sequence ATGACCGAGAACAGGGGGGCACCGTGGCTCGCGGTCTTCGGTGCGGGAGTGATGGGCATCGGCATCGCTGCCCTCGCCATCGGGCGAGGAGTGCCGGTCACGCTCGTGGACGTGGACCAGGAACGGCTGGGCACGGCACGCCGGCGGGTGCGGGACGAGCTCCGGCTCGCGCACCTGACGGGAGCCCTGCCGCGGACCGGTCCGGCCGGCGAGCTGCGGCTCGCCGAGTCCGCGGCGGCGGTGGCGGACGCCACCTCGGTGATCGAGGCGATCACCGAGGCCGCGGAGCTCAAGGCCAAGGTGCACCGCGAGATCGCCTCCGTGGTCGCGCCGGGGACGCTGCGCGTCACCAACACCTCGTCCATCCCCGTCGACGAGCTCGCCGGGCAGGTGCCCTGCCCCGAAGACCTGGTCGGCGTCCACTTCATGAACCCGCCCTACCTGATCGGCACCCTGGAGGTGGTGCGCGGACCGCGCACCGGTGAGCGGGCGATGACGGCCGTCCAGTCCCTGCTGTCCGCCCTGGGCAGGAAGGGCATCGTGGTCGGCGACGGCCCCGGCTTCGTCACCAGCCGGGTGCTGCACCGCATGATCAACGACGCGGCGAACGTCGTCGCGGAGGGCCGGGCCACCGTCGAGGACGTCGACGCCCTGATGGAGGGCTGCCTCGGGCATCCCACGGGCCCGCTGAGGACGGCCGACCTGATCGGGATCGACAATCTCGTCGACTCGCTGACGGTGCTGCACGAGCGCACCGGGGACGACAGCTACCGCCCGAGCGAGCTGCTGCTGCGCAAGGTCGCCGAGGGCGACCACGGACGCAAGACCGGGCGCGGCTTCTACGACTACGGCGTGCGCTGA
- a CDS encoding LuxR C-terminal-related transcriptional regulator translates to MFPKPLTGSLEVYEWCLDRDGFAVDDIAHEFGFAPDTSAEIVANLLELQLIRTSRDRHAWFVPVDPGIAYSQVLTPSELDLIERTLAIGQLRNDLARLSLVFRSSKFASQYSNSFEIVKVPAVVRSLLSEAAAGCSHEVVCMRPDSGQSAGDWVETQARDFQMLSRGVRLRALYQHTARFDTPIREHAEKLIDSGAEIRTAGALLGKIIIFDRTSAFIPSSGEDGGAVVVQERSLIDFLYSCFEHVWATAKKFDTGRAEIDAVSEDMKKEIVKMLISGAKDEAIARRLGMSVRTCRKHIGQVMQMFGATSRFQFGYLVKEADLEEDV, encoded by the coding sequence TTGTTTCCCAAACCACTCACCGGAAGTCTCGAAGTTTATGAATGGTGCTTAGACAGAGACGGATTCGCCGTCGACGACATCGCGCACGAATTCGGCTTCGCGCCGGACACGAGCGCGGAGATCGTCGCCAACCTCCTGGAGCTCCAGCTCATACGGACATCCCGTGACCGCCACGCCTGGTTCGTCCCGGTGGACCCGGGTATCGCCTACTCGCAGGTACTGACTCCCAGTGAGCTCGACCTCATCGAGCGGACCCTGGCGATAGGGCAGCTCCGGAACGACCTCGCGCGCCTCTCCCTGGTTTTCCGGTCGAGCAAGTTCGCCAGCCAGTACAGCAACTCCTTCGAGATCGTGAAAGTCCCCGCGGTGGTCAGATCGCTGCTGTCCGAGGCGGCGGCCGGCTGTTCCCACGAGGTGGTCTGCATGCGCCCGGACAGCGGGCAGTCGGCCGGCGACTGGGTCGAGACGCAGGCCCGGGACTTCCAGATGCTCAGCCGGGGCGTGCGTCTGCGCGCCCTCTACCAGCACACCGCGCGGTTCGACACCCCGATCCGCGAGCACGCCGAGAAGCTGATCGACTCCGGTGCCGAGATACGCACGGCGGGGGCACTCCTCGGGAAGATCATCATCTTCGACCGCACGTCGGCGTTCATCCCGTCGAGCGGCGAGGACGGCGGTGCCGTGGTCGTCCAGGAGCGCTCGCTCATCGACTTCCTCTACTCCTGCTTCGAGCACGTCTGGGCGACCGCCAAGAAGTTCGACACCGGGCGGGCCGAGATCGACGCCGTCAGCGAGGACATGAAGAAGGAGATCGTCAAGATGCTGATCTCCGGAGCCAAGGACGAGGCCATCGCCCGGCGCCTCGGCATGTCGGTCCGCACCTGCCGCAAGCACATCGGCCAGGTCATGCAGATGTTCGGTGCGACGAGCCGGTTCCAGTTCGGCTACCTGGTCAAGGAGGCGGACCTGGAGGAGGACGTGTAG
- a CDS encoding flavin reductase family protein → MVAPFDATDFRRTLGCLPTGVTVITAATPSGRPVGMACNSFVSVSLKPPLVMFCAGDASSTLTDLRSSGTFCVNILGSAQGALCRQFSVKGIDRFAGVRWTESAAGPELCDALAWMSCAIDTEHVAGDHVIIIARVTGLRVNQDEPEPLVFHRGRFGSFCESAEPLAVTGALPRQGPGGGTRAPSATPSATPGAAG, encoded by the coding sequence ATGGTTGCTCCGTTCGACGCGACGGATTTCCGGCGCACCCTCGGATGTCTGCCGACCGGGGTGACGGTCATCACGGCCGCGACGCCGTCCGGCCGGCCCGTGGGCATGGCGTGCAATTCCTTCGTGTCGGTGTCGCTGAAACCGCCGCTGGTCATGTTCTGCGCCGGTGACGCGTCGTCGACACTGACCGATCTGCGGAGCAGCGGCACCTTCTGCGTGAACATCCTGGGCAGCGCCCAGGGCGCGCTGTGCCGGCAGTTCTCCGTCAAGGGCATCGACCGGTTCGCCGGGGTCCGCTGGACCGAGTCGGCGGCCGGTCCCGAACTGTGCGACGCGCTCGCCTGGATGTCGTGCGCCATCGACACCGAACACGTCGCCGGCGACCACGTCATCATCATCGCCCGGGTGACCGGGCTGCGGGTGAACCAGGACGAGCCCGAGCCGCTGGTGTTCCACCGCGGCAGATTCGGATCGTTTTGTGAGAGCGCCGAACCGCTCGCGGTGACCGGCGCCCTGCCCCGGCAGGGCCCGGGCGGCGGTACGCGGGCTCCCTCCGCCACCCCCTCCGCCACGCCGGGAGCCGCCGGCTAG
- a CDS encoding SDR family oxidoreductase, with product MKNRAAQRTVVVTGASAGIGRAAARMFAARGDRVALLARGRAGLDAAAAEVRRAGGRALPLETDMAEPDQVEEAARRVEEELGPVDVWVNNAFSAAFGAFLDVPAEEFLQATKATYLGYVHGTRAALTRMLPRDRGAIVQVGSALAYRGIPLQSAYCGAKHAIQGFTESVRCELLHERSGVRITMVQMPAVNTPQFSWLRSHLPRHAQPVPPIYQPEVAARAVLRAADHPGRREYRVGASTVATLLANAVAPGLLDRYLARTGFDSQQTSAHPPTEGPGNLWEPADETEDYGAHGVFDDQAHASSPQAWAGRHHVGRALAAAGLAGAGYAVLRRVRS from the coding sequence ATGAAGAACCGGGCGGCACAGCGGACGGTGGTGGTGACCGGGGCCAGCGCCGGTATCGGGCGGGCGGCGGCCAGGATGTTCGCCGCCCGCGGGGACCGGGTGGCGCTGCTCGCCCGGGGGCGGGCGGGGCTGGACGCGGCGGCGGCCGAGGTGCGGCGGGCCGGCGGGCGGGCACTGCCCCTGGAGACGGACATGGCGGAACCGGACCAGGTGGAGGAGGCGGCCCGGCGCGTGGAGGAGGAGCTCGGCCCCGTCGACGTCTGGGTGAACAACGCCTTCAGCGCCGCCTTCGGCGCGTTCCTGGACGTGCCGGCGGAGGAGTTCCTCCAGGCCACGAAGGCGACCTACCTGGGATACGTGCACGGCACCCGCGCCGCGCTGACCCGCATGCTGCCACGGGACCGGGGAGCCATCGTGCAGGTCGGCTCCGCCCTCGCCTACCGCGGCATCCCGCTGCAGAGCGCCTACTGCGGTGCCAAGCACGCCATCCAGGGCTTCACCGAGTCGGTGCGCTGCGAGCTGCTGCACGAGCGGTCCGGGGTGCGCATCACCATGGTGCAGATGCCGGCCGTCAACACCCCGCAGTTCAGCTGGCTTCGCTCGCATCTGCCCCGGCATGCCCAGCCGGTGCCCCCGATCTACCAGCCGGAGGTCGCCGCCCGGGCCGTGCTGCGCGCGGCCGACCACCCCGGGCGGCGCGAGTACCGGGTCGGCGCCTCCACGGTGGCGACCCTGCTGGCGAACGCGGTCGCCCCCGGACTCCTCGACCGGTACCTCGCCCGCACCGGGTTCGACTCCCAGCAGACCAGCGCCCATCCGCCCACGGAAGGCCCGGGCAACCTCTGGGAACCGGCCGACGAGACCGAGGACTACGGCGCGCACGGCGTGTTCGACGACCAGGCGCACGCCTCCAGCCCACAGGCGTGGGCCGGCCGCCACCACGTCGGCCGGGCCCTGGCCGCGGCGGGACTCGCCGGCGCGGGATACGCCGTGCTGCGCCGCGTGCGGTCATGA
- a CDS encoding M4 family metallopeptidase has product MGGWGTLRHFRGGRARGGGRRRRLSGIASAAALTGAAALVVPAVPAGAATGTETPPPLPGQVVPGQRTETPALVRGIREQAPDAGSAAGAARAYLEAEEGRYRIAHAERDLVPAGTTASGTRETVRLQQRHHGVPVLGGQYIVRMENKGGERIVTGTSGKYFTGLTTGTTAEVGEELAVERAVDRVLDDLGAENFATAPREGEEERLPLQGTARGLVVLPMGTGVLTQHVTVRGTDPVDGEPVLREVYVDARAGYPVLGYSGIKTFRAPAAASGQPAPEEAAGQRSTAVRETGSGVRLDGTSVGLDVSRDEERGLYVLRDRTRIPDDDHGDRALTTWDARGTNVGDVSGQWPEGIQEFGSPTPEFGGEATEAGAVDAHWAAARVYDYYRDEHGRDSLDGRGMSIDSLVGVTEFGQPYVNAFWDGRKMVYGTGDAEYRPLAAALDVVGHEMTHGVTEHSANLVYAGQSGALNEAIADYFGNAVETDVLGIPATDPDSGLLGERLCRTKSPRECALRDLNDGRTTTKSFLGLDFLNDNGGVHLNSTIFGGALWDAREELGADLTDKIVYKALTEYLTPLDGFTEGRAAVLAAAQDLSVAGDGLKALRRAFTAHGIVPGWELALGVDSEPLLDRINTTGTGLGAGGGWWAASKSNEDGSEPYSVWAGRADGKGQLKLMSPNDGRYHVNPATDGTTVVWQAYSPGAVEILARPLAGGPVKKLWAGRSGGSVTDVDGDLVTFSYANVGGRSGVAYLSLKNPADVSTVGGGTYRRAYSPSVDDGRIAYQEWRRVALAARAVYEWRTLVVDAATGETTVVHEAPSTTSHGPTALDGAHVFWLAERDTDESGTALFRAPLDGSGVAELAPQAGWGPLRVYDLTASEDRVTVAAYDPDAPLGNETTPKLHQFEAAGTPGAQGTYKGRVSCNRGSQTHPAAVGGGQVVWLDATTGTTDVVTRVRPTGGCG; this is encoded by the coding sequence ATGGGGGGTTGGGGAACCTTGCGTCACTTCAGAGGGGGAAGAGCCCGCGGAGGCGGCCGCAGACGGCGGCTGAGCGGTATAGCGAGTGCGGCGGCGCTGACGGGCGCCGCCGCACTCGTCGTTCCGGCGGTGCCCGCGGGCGCCGCGACCGGAACGGAGACGCCACCGCCCCTTCCGGGGCAGGTGGTCCCCGGACAGCGGACCGAGACACCGGCCCTGGTCCGGGGCATCCGGGAACAGGCCCCCGACGCGGGCAGCGCGGCGGGCGCGGCCCGCGCGTACCTGGAGGCGGAAGAGGGGCGGTACCGGATCGCGCACGCCGAACGCGACCTCGTGCCCGCCGGGACCACCGCCTCGGGGACCCGGGAGACCGTACGGCTCCAGCAGCGGCACCACGGCGTGCCCGTCCTGGGCGGCCAGTACATCGTCCGCATGGAGAACAAGGGCGGCGAACGGATCGTCACCGGCACCTCCGGCAAGTACTTCACCGGGCTGACCACCGGTACGACGGCCGAGGTCGGGGAGGAACTCGCCGTCGAACGGGCCGTGGACCGGGTCCTGGACGATCTGGGCGCCGAGAACTTCGCGACGGCGCCGCGCGAGGGCGAGGAGGAGCGGCTCCCGCTCCAGGGCACCGCCCGCGGTCTCGTCGTACTGCCCATGGGAACGGGTGTCCTGACCCAGCACGTCACCGTGCGCGGCACCGACCCCGTCGACGGCGAGCCCGTGCTGCGAGAGGTGTACGTCGACGCCCGCGCCGGCTACCCGGTCCTCGGCTACAGCGGCATCAAGACGTTCCGGGCGCCGGCCGCGGCCTCCGGGCAGCCCGCGCCGGAGGAGGCGGCCGGGCAGCGCTCCACGGCCGTGCGGGAAACGGGCAGCGGTGTCCGGCTCGACGGCACGTCCGTCGGCCTGGACGTGTCCCGCGACGAGGAACGCGGCCTCTACGTGCTGCGGGACCGCACCCGCATACCGGACGACGACCACGGCGACCGGGCCCTGACGACCTGGGACGCCCGCGGCACGAACGTCGGGGACGTGAGCGGGCAGTGGCCCGAGGGCATCCAGGAGTTCGGCTCGCCCACCCCGGAGTTCGGCGGTGAGGCCACCGAAGCGGGCGCCGTCGACGCGCACTGGGCCGCCGCCCGGGTCTACGACTACTACCGCGACGAGCACGGCCGCGACAGCCTCGACGGCCGCGGCATGAGCATCGACTCCCTGGTGGGCGTCACCGAGTTCGGCCAGCCGTACGTCAACGCCTTCTGGGACGGGCGGAAGATGGTGTACGGCACCGGAGACGCGGAGTACCGTCCGCTGGCCGCGGCCCTGGACGTCGTCGGCCACGAGATGACGCACGGCGTGACCGAGCACTCGGCGAACCTGGTCTACGCGGGCCAGTCCGGCGCCCTGAACGAGGCCATCGCCGACTACTTCGGCAACGCCGTCGAGACGGACGTGCTGGGCATCCCGGCGACGGACCCCGACTCCGGTCTCCTCGGCGAGCGGCTCTGCCGCACGAAGTCCCCCCGCGAGTGCGCCCTGCGCGATCTGAACGACGGGCGGACCACCACCAAGTCCTTCCTCGGCCTGGACTTCCTCAACGACAACGGCGGGGTCCACCTGAACTCCACCATCTTCGGCGGCGCGCTGTGGGACGCCCGTGAGGAACTGGGCGCGGACCTCACCGACAAGATCGTCTACAAGGCGCTGACCGAGTACCTCACCCCCCTGGACGGCTTCACCGAGGGACGGGCCGCCGTACTCGCCGCCGCCCAGGACCTCTCGGTCGCCGGGGACGGGCTGAAGGCGCTGCGCCGCGCCTTCACCGCCCACGGCATCGTGCCCGGCTGGGAGCTGGCCCTCGGCGTCGACTCCGAGCCGCTCCTGGACCGGATCAACACGACCGGCACGGGCCTGGGAGCGGGCGGCGGCTGGTGGGCGGCGTCGAAGTCGAACGAGGACGGCTCGGAACCGTACTCCGTGTGGGCCGGACGCGCCGACGGCAAGGGGCAGCTCAAGCTGATGAGCCCCAACGACGGCCGCTACCACGTCAACCCCGCCACCGACGGCACGACGGTGGTGTGGCAGGCGTACAGCCCGGGCGCCGTCGAGATCCTGGCCCGGCCGCTCGCGGGCGGCCCCGTGAAGAAGCTGTGGGCCGGCCGCAGCGGGGGCAGCGTGACGGACGTCGACGGCGACCTCGTCACCTTCAGCTACGCGAACGTCGGCGGGCGCTCGGGCGTGGCCTATCTCAGCCTGAAGAACCCGGCGGATGTCAGCACCGTCGGCGGAGGCACCTACCGCCGGGCGTACTCCCCCTCGGTCGACGACGGCAGGATCGCCTACCAGGAGTGGCGGAGGGTGGCGCTGGCGGCCCGCGCCGTGTACGAGTGGAGGACGCTCGTGGTCGATGCCGCCACCGGTGAGACCACGGTGGTCCACGAGGCCCCGAGCACCACGAGCCACGGCCCGACCGCCCTCGACGGCGCCCATGTCTTCTGGCTCGCCGAGCGGGACACGGACGAGAGCGGGACGGCCTTGTTCCGCGCCCCGCTCGACGGTTCCGGCGTGGCGGAACTCGCCCCGCAGGCCGGGTGGGGACCGCTGCGCGTCTACGACCTGACCGCGTCCGAGGACAGGGTGACCGTCGCCGCCTACGACCCCGACGCTCCCCTCGGCAACGAGACGACTCCCAAGCTCCACCAGTTCGAGGCCGCCGGCACCCCCGGCGCGCAGGGCACCTACAAGGGCCGTGTCTCCTGCAACCGCGGCAGCCAGACCCACCCCGCGGCCGTCGGCGGCGGCCAGGTGGTGTGGCTGGACGCGACGACCGGCACCACCGACGTGGTGACCCGCGTCCGGCCGACGGGCGGGTGCGGCTGA
- the pelF gene encoding GT4 family glycosyltransferase PelF, with protein sequence MHVHHGARRSGAPRVTLLTEGTYPHSHGGVSVWCDQLVTGMPDLDFDVIAVTGTGREPIVWDLPGHVSRVVSVPMWGAAPPGRPPRGRARRRLADAYERFLTALVDPCAEDGFAPALYVLAAAAADGLLGPFLRDDTAITVLTEVWTRPGLAVREAGPTLHDALTATALLEHALRPLAAAPPEEGVAHAVSGGVAVLPGLAALERHGVPLLLTEHGVYLRERYLGYRTAPYRWPVKAVVLGFFRLLAEESYRRAALITPGNRYNRLWEEQGGADPASIRTVYNGVDPAAFPPAGPEPENLTLSWAGRVDPIKDLETLIRAFALVRARLPEVRLRLFGGTPRGGEGYRERCEALAAELGHADAVTFEGRVEDIKDAYAAGNVVMLSSISEGFPFTLIEAMSCGRATVSTDVGGVREAVGDTGLVVPPRDPDAMAAAALELLRDPARRRAMGEAARLRVIEQFTLRQTIDTFRSIYHELAAGTRQMPARIVLPAPAATGLGSLTG encoded by the coding sequence ATGCACGTTCACCACGGCGCGCGGCGCTCCGGCGCACCGCGCGTCACCCTGCTCACCGAAGGCACCTACCCGCACAGTCACGGCGGTGTGAGCGTCTGGTGCGACCAGCTCGTCACCGGCATGCCCGACCTCGACTTCGACGTCATCGCCGTCACCGGCACCGGGCGCGAGCCGATCGTGTGGGACCTGCCCGGACATGTGTCGCGTGTCGTGTCCGTGCCGATGTGGGGTGCCGCTCCCCCGGGCCGCCCGCCCCGCGGCCGGGCCCGCCGCCGGCTCGCCGACGCCTACGAGCGGTTCCTGACCGCGCTGGTCGACCCGTGCGCCGAGGACGGTTTCGCGCCCGCGCTGTACGTGCTGGCCGCGGCGGCGGCGGACGGCCTGCTCGGCCCCTTCCTGCGGGACGACACGGCGATCACGGTCCTGACGGAGGTGTGGACGCGGCCGGGCCTGGCGGTGCGGGAGGCGGGGCCGACCCTGCACGACGCGCTCACCGCGACCGCCCTGCTGGAACACGCGCTGCGCCCGCTGGCCGCGGCGCCGCCCGAGGAGGGCGTGGCCCACGCGGTCAGCGGCGGTGTCGCCGTACTGCCGGGGCTGGCGGCGCTGGAGCGGCACGGGGTTCCGCTGCTGCTCACCGAGCACGGCGTCTACCTGCGCGAGCGCTACCTCGGTTACCGGACCGCGCCGTACCGCTGGCCGGTCAAGGCGGTGGTCCTGGGCTTCTTCCGGCTGCTGGCGGAGGAGAGCTACCGCCGCGCGGCGCTCATCACCCCCGGCAACCGCTACAACCGGCTGTGGGAGGAGCAGGGCGGGGCCGACCCGGCGTCGATCCGCACGGTCTACAACGGCGTCGACCCCGCCGCCTTCCCCCCGGCCGGGCCCGAGCCGGAGAACCTCACCCTGAGCTGGGCCGGGCGGGTCGACCCCATCAAGGACCTGGAGACCCTGATCCGCGCCTTCGCCCTGGTCCGGGCCCGACTGCCCGAGGTCCGGCTGCGGTTGTTCGGCGGGACGCCCCGGGGCGGAGAGGGCTACCGGGAACGCTGCGAGGCCCTGGCCGCCGAGCTGGGGCACGCCGACGCCGTGACGTTCGAGGGGCGCGTCGAGGACATCAAGGACGCCTACGCCGCCGGGAACGTCGTGATGCTCTCCAGCATCAGCGAGGGATTCCCGTTCACGCTGATCGAGGCGATGTCGTGCGGACGGGCCACCGTCTCCACGGACGTGGGCGGCGTGCGGGAGGCCGTGGGCGACACCGGTCTCGTGGTGCCGCCGCGCGACCCGGACGCGATGGCCGCCGCAGCACTGGAGCTGCTGCGCGACCCGGCCCGGCGCCGGGCCATGGGCGAGGCGGCCCGGCTGCGGGTCATCGAGCAGTTCACCCTGCGCCAGACCATCGACACCTTCCGCTCCATCTACCACGAACTGGCAGCGGGCACACGGCAGATGCCCGCCCGGATCGTCCTGCCCGCCCCGGCGGCCACCGGCCTGGGGAGCCTCACCGGATGA